Within Topomyia yanbarensis strain Yona2022 chromosome 2, ASM3024719v1, whole genome shotgun sequence, the genomic segment TCTTATAAAATTCTTTTACGAGAATTGCTTCACGGAGGAAGGATGTCATCCAGGAAAGCCAAATCCGGATCCAGCAAGAAGACGGTCGATAAGGTCACCCCAGGTGGTGATGCGGCAGTTGACGGTCACAACGTCCAAGCGACTACGACTGAGCTGCAGAAGGACGAAACGAACGCTAAGGATTCGGCGATTAAAGTGTTTGTCCATCCTCCCCCCAGCGAACAGGTAAATGATAAAGTTACCAATGAATCCAACCGGCGGGGAGCAAATCCTAAGGAAAAGGATACCGCCGAGAAAAATAAAACGAACGTAGTCAAACGTAATCCGTTCCGCCGCGTACGAAAGAATCGGGTCGGTCATTGTCAAGTGTGTGATGAGCGTGATAATAGTCGAATGGTTCAGTGTGACGGTTGCAATGAGTGGTATCATTTCTCGTGTGTAGAAGTGTCAGAAGGGATTGCTGACGTGAGCTGGATCTGCATGAACTGCGAACACGCAAAGGATCTAACCCCTTCCCCTCTGCATACCCCCAACGTAAGCAGTACCACATCCACTGTACGGTCAAAGAGCAAGGCAAGCAGCATCGGAAGTCAGGCCAAACGGAGACAAGCTTTGGAACTACAATGGTTAGAGGAGGAAAAGGAGTTGGAACGACGATATTTAGAACTCAAGTACAAGATTCTGTTAGAGGGCGGTAGCGACTGCTCGTCGATTGTTAGTGAACCCCAATCAGTATCAATGTCGAAGGTGAAGAAGTGGATAGACGACACGGATGGATACGGCGAGAAGGTTGACTGCGGATCTGAAGCCGAGGAACTAGAGAAACGTCCACCGAGGAACTCGACTGCGTCTATAGAGCACCATGCTCCAGTTCCAGATCAGCAGCGTGCGACTCAAGTTAATATCCAACTCCGACGACCCCCACAACGTGTTTCCGGCCAACAAGAGACTCGGCCAATCTTCGGCAGCTCCCATATGCGACAATCAGTCGCTCTCGCACCGGAGGCTGGATCATGGGTCGAAGCGAATGCGTTTGTACCAGGTCAGCGTTCCACCCCCGTTGGACGACCATCCCTCCCAGCGCATGGGCTCAGTGACGACACGGCTTGTGTGTTGAATCGAAGTCAAATCGCCGCACGCCAGGCAGTTTCGAAGGATTTGCCGGACTTCAGTGGTAATCCGGAAGATTGGCCGCTGTTCTTCTCGATGTTTAACTCGTCGACTCAGATGTGCGGATTCTCCAATGAGGAAAATATGTTACGGTTGCGTAAGTGCTTGAAAGGAAGAGCATTGGAAGCAGTAAGATGTCGCCTGCTCCACCCATCGAACGTTGCGGGAGTCCTTTCAACTCTCAAGATGCTCTATGGACGACCGGAAGCAATCGTGCAGGCGGTTATCAAGAAGATACGATCATTGCCGTCACCGAGCATAGAGAAGTTGGAGACAGTGGTGAACTTCGCGCTGACAGTTGAGAATTTGGTCGCTACCATTCAAGCGTGTGAGGTTAGTGACTTCGTCTACAATGCATCGCTGCGATACGAGTTAGTAGGGAGGTTGCCACCAACGTTGAAGCTGAGCTGGGCCAGGTTCTCAAGGAACAACCCTACTCCGAACCTATTGGATTTCAGTACGTGGCTGTACGAGACAGCAGACGATGCAAGTGCGGTCGTAGATACCGTATTCAGCGATCAACGGTTTCGCGGTACTAAGCGGGATGGCTTCTTGAATGTTCACTCGGAAATAGACTCTAAGGATTCGAAATCAGCCAACTCTCCACAGAAACCAACCATCGTTGACACCAAGAAGTGCGTGGCGTGCAAAGGGGATTGTACGATGCTGGCCAAGTGCAAACAGTTCGTAGACCTAAGCTACGATTCGAAGTGGGCGACAGTAAGAGCTTACAAACTTTGTCGCAAATGCCTGCGTAAACACAACGGGTCATGTAGACAAGAAAAACCATGCGGAACGAATGGCTGTACATATCTGCACCATCCTCTGCTTCACGGTTACGGAAACCCTCGATCTGGTGAATCTCCTACAGCAGCCGCTGTTTACGAGAAGAGTTGCAACGTGCACCAAGTGCAGTCGGAGATCTTGTTCAGAGTAGTTCCGGTCATTGTATACGGCCCATCGAAGGCAATTCGAACCTACGCATTCCTGGACGACGGCTCAGAACTCACGCTTCTAGAACAGAGTTTAGCAGACGAGCTTGGGTTAAGGGGACCAAAGAATCCACTGTGCCTGAAGTGGACAGGCGAAACCACCAAGATCGAAAACAGATCACAAAACGTTAGTCTTCAAATCTCCAGTGTAACGAACCCGATCAAGAGGTATGATCTCTCCAGTGTACGAACGATCAGAAATTTGCAGATCCGACCACAGACTCTCCTTACCTCGGAGTTGCAACAGAGATACCAGCACCTCATGGGACTACCGATTGAGTCGTATAACGAGGCCAATCCGCGAATCCTAATCGGCTTGGATAATGCCACTCTCGGATATGCAATGAAGAGTCGCGAAGGACAGTCAAATGAGCCGATTGCAATCAAAACACGGCTCGGCTGGATTGTTTTCGGCAGTTGTGTGGGAGAGAAGAATGCTGGGCACTACGTAAACTATCATGCGCTACAGATTTGCCAGTGCAACAGAGAGACCAGTGAAGATCTTCACGAACTCGTCAAAGGTTATTTTGCCCTCGACAGCTTGGGCATATCTAAGCAAAGTAAACTACTTCTGTCACACGAGGACCAACGAGCACAGTCAATGCTGGAATCACTCACTCGGCCCGTAGACAGCCGTTTCGAATCCGGGCTTCTATGGAAGTACGATTCGGTCCGACTTCCGGATAGTGCAGCGATGGCACTGCGAAGATGGCGATGCCTAGATAACCGCATGAAGAAGGATCCACTTCTGGCGGGAGAATTGAACGCGAAAATCCAGGATCATATCAACAAAGGCTACATTCGCAAGTTGTCCGCGGAAGAGCTGGAAGTAAACCGCCCACGAGTTTGGTACCTTCCGATATTTCCAATCGTCAATCCGAACAAGCCGGGCAAAACGAGACTCGTATGGGATGCAGCTGCCACCGCCTTTGGAGTTTCACTCAACTCAGTTCTGTTAAAAGGCCCAGACCAACTGACATCTCTTCTATCTGTTCTGATCCAGTTCCGGGAATTTCGGACAGCGGTATGCGGCGACATCCGTGAGATGTACCACCAAGTAAGGATGCGGGAGGACGACCAGCATTGCCAACGCTTCTTCTGGAAGGCCTGCGAGACAGATATCGACCCTAGCGTCTACGTAGTGCAGGTAATGACGTTCGGCGCATGCTGCTCGCCGAGTACGGCACAATACGTAAAAAATTACAATGCAAAGAGATTCGAACAAGAACACCCAGAAGCAGTTCACGCAATCGTAAAGCAACACTACGTTGACGATATGCTTCTGAGTGTGGAATCTGAGGAGGAAGCAATACAAGTGGTTCGAGAAGTACAGACAGTGCACAGATCAGCAGGCTTCGAAATGCGGAACTG encodes:
- the LOC131679780 gene encoding uncharacterized protein LOC131679780 encodes the protein MSSRKAKSGSSKKTVDKVTPGGDAAVDGHNVQATTTELQKDETNAKDSAIKVFVHPPPSEQVNDKVTNESNRRGANPKEKDTAEKNKTNVVKRNPFRRVRKNRVGHCQVCDERDNSRMVQCDGCNEWYHFSCVEVSEGIADVSWICMNCEHAKDLTPSPLHTPNVSSTTSTVRSKSKASSIGSQAKRRQALELQWLEEEKELERRYLELKYKILLEGGSDCSSIVSEPQSVSMSKVKKWIDDTDGYGEKVDCGSEAEELEKRPPRNSTASIEHHAPVPDQQRATQVNIQLRRPPQRVSGQQETRPIFGSSHMRQSVALAPEAGSWVEANAFVPGQRSTPVGRPSLPAHGLSDDTACVLNRSQIAARQAVSKDLPDFSGNPEDWPLFFSMFNSSTQMCGFSNEENMLRLRKCLKGRALEAVRCRLLHPSNVAGVLSTLKMLYGRPEAIVQAVIKKIRSLPSPSIEKLETVVNFALTVENLVATIQACEVSDFVYNASLRYELVGRLPPTLKLSWARFSRNNPTPNLLDFSTWLYETADDASAVVDTVFSDQRFRGTKRDGFLNVHSEIDSKDSKSANSPQKPTIVDTKKCVACKGDCTMLAKCKQFVDLSYDSKWATVRAYKLCRKCLRKHNGSCRQEKPCGTNGCTYLHHPLLHGYGNPRSGESPTAAAVYEKSCNVHQVQSEILFRVVPVIVYGPSKAIRTYAFLDDGSELTLLEQSLADELGLRGPKNPLCLKWTGETTKIENRSQNVSLQISSVTNPIKRYDLSSVRTIRNLQIRPQTLLTSELQQRYQHLMGLPIESYNEANPRILIGLDNATLGYAMKSREGQSNEPIAIKTRLGWIVFGSCVGEKNAGHYVNYHALQICQCNRETSEDLHELVKGYFALDSLGISKQSKLLLSHEDQRAQSMLESLTRPVDSRFESGLLWKYDSVRLPDSAAMALRRWRCLDNRMKKDPLLAGELNAKIQDHINKGYIRKLSAEELEVNRPRVWYLPIFPIVNPNKPGKTRLVWDAAATAFGVSLNSVLLKGPDQLTSLLSVLIQFREFRTAVCGDIREMYHQVRMREDDQHCQRFFWKACETDIDPSVYVVQVMTFGACCSPSTAQYVKNYNAKRFEQEHPEAVHAIVKQHYVDDMLLSVESEEEAIQVVREVQTVHRSAGFEMRNWISNSPRVVAAMSETGSDEKSLSIGDKHVSERVLGMWWNTSTDCFTYKMSPRYEQLLISGQRRPTKREVLRTLMMIFDPLGLIAHFLMQLKSLLQEIWRTSVGWDDPIDESLFQKWLSWLTVLPQVSSIEIPRCYRTLTSATDGTVVQLHTFVDASENGFAAAVYLRFQERETIECRLAGAKTRVAPLKFLSIPKSELQAAVIGVRSAGTIAKSLSVKINQRFFWTDSRDVLCWLNSDHRRYSQFVAFRVSEILETTNVNEWQWVPTKLNVADEGTKWTRAPDMTASRSMACFPALIWID